The sequence below is a genomic window from Halalkalicoccus jeotgali B3.
ACGAGATAACTTAGGTGCGATAGATTAAATCACTCCGGGAAACCGTATTTATATTCCATCATCAGTGAGGCAGAGTGCCTACTAGATTCCGCTGAGCACTGACGTCTGGAACGGATGCAACAACGACAACGTTCGACTGCCGACCGACTCATAGATAAGGCGGCCACAGCCCTCCCCAGCGAGGCCATCATCGACCGTGAATCACACGAGAACGCCCCTGCAGTCGTAATCCGGGCCGATCAAGTCCGTAGGGTCCTCTCAACGTTTCGTTCGGAGGCGGGGCTTGACCACTGCTCATGTGTGACCGCTCAAGAGTACGAAGACCGCTTCGAGACGGTGTATCACCTCACCAGCTACGACAACCGAACGTGTGAGCTATCAGTTATCGTCCCAACGACGAAGGACAACCCAGTCAGCGAGTCGGCTGTGCCAGTCTACCGAACGGCTGAATGGCACGAACGAGAGGCCTATGATCTGCTAGGCATTGAGTACGAGGACCATCCGGATCTTCGGCGTATCCTCTTACCGGAGACTTGGCAGGGCCACCCGCTCCGGATGGCCTACGACCAGAACCAGCCACAGATCGTAACGCTGCGCGAACACGCTAATCCGATACAAGAAGACCATCGTGAGGCCGAGACAGACACAATGTTTCTCAATATCGGGCCCCACCATCCATCGACCCATGGGGTATTGCACCTGAAGACCACGCTGGACGGTGAGCAAGTGATAGATGTTGAGCCGGACATCGGCTATATTCACCGATGTGAAGAACAGATGTGTCAGCAAGGCACGTATCGCCACCAGATCATGCCATATCCCGATCGCTGGGACTGGGGTGGAGCGGGCCTGCTCAACGAGTGGGCTTACGCCCGTGTCATTGAAGATCTGGCCGACATCACTGTTCCCGAGTATGCCCAGGTTATCCGCACGTTGAGTGCCGAGCTCTCGCGCATCCTTTCGCACTTATTAGCTACTGCTACATACGCGCTGGATGTCAGCGGTGAGTTCACCGCTACTTTCATGTACTGTTTTCGGGATCGGGAACTCGTTCAAGACATCCTCACGGACCTGACTGGCCAGCGTATGATGTTTAACTACTTCCGAGTCGGCGGCGTCGCTTGGGATATCCCCGAGCCCTATGAAGAATTTTTTGAGGACGTGCAGACCTTTATCAACGACTTGCCGCGGAAACTTGACGAGTATCACGACCTGCTGACGAGCAACGAGGTGTTCCAGATCAGAACCGTCGGAACCGGCGAATTACCGCCGAAGATCGCCAAGGCGTACGGCGCAACTGGACCGGTTGTCCGCGGGTCGGGGATCGACTACGACCTCCGGCAAGACGACCCCTACGGCTACTACGACCGGCTTAACTGGGATGTCATCACTGAGGATGGCTGTGATAACTTCTCTCGCGTTCTTGTCCGACTGAGGGAGATTGAGGAATCGGCAGCCATTATTGATCAATGTGTTGACCTCCTTGCGGACTGGCCGAAAGGAGAGCGCACGTGTCAAGCCAACGTACAGC
It includes:
- a CDS encoding NADH-quinone oxidoreductase subunit D, yielding MQQRQRSTADRLIDKAATALPSEAIIDRESHENAPAVVIRADQVRRVLSTFRSEAGLDHCSCVTAQEYEDRFETVYHLTSYDNRTCELSVIVPTTKDNPVSESAVPVYRTAEWHEREAYDLLGIEYEDHPDLRRILLPETWQGHPLRMAYDQNQPQIVTLREHANPIQEDHREAETDTMFLNIGPHHPSTHGVLHLKTTLDGEQVIDVEPDIGYIHRCEEQMCQQGTYRHQIMPYPDRWDWGGAGLLNEWAYARVIEDLADITVPEYAQVIRTLSAELSRILSHLLATATYALDVSGEFTATFMYCFRDRELVQDILTDLTGQRMMFNYFRVGGVAWDIPEPYEEFFEDVQTFINDLPRKLDEYHDLLTSNEVFQIRTVGTGELPPKIAKAYGATGPVVRGSGIDYDLRQDDPYGYYDRLNWDVITEDGCDNFSRVLVRLREIEESAAIIDQCVDLLADWPKGERTCQANVQRTLKPSGECYRAVEGAKGELGIYIRADGTETPARFKIRGPSFSNLSALPAIANGEFVADLVATLGSLDAIMGEVDR